From Lawsonia intracellularis PHE/MN1-00, the proteins below share one genomic window:
- the plsX gene encoding phosphate acyltransferase PlsX, translating into MLNSHSITIAIDAMGGDYGPSVVVPGAVKAAQITGAKIILVGNTPEIEDQLALLQVKNTKIEIVHASDVANMDEKPSDILRRKKNSSIQIACRLVKEGLANGIVSAGHSGASVACGMFIIGRITGVERPALASILPTEKNPLILLDVGATVDCKPYHLFQFGLMGHTFACDLLNIQSPRVGILSIGEEEGKGNTQVKEAYELLKMAKDINFTGNVEGRDLFTGNVDVTICDGFVGNVALKLSEGLSSSLSRVLRKELFSSGIFSKIGTFLAKNAFKNFSKLIDYAEYGGAPLLGLKGIFIVSHGSSNEKAICNATKMAVLFEQKETNKRLIDSIGLNEELTRFGHSC; encoded by the coding sequence ATGCTCAACAGTCATAGTATTACAATTGCTATTGATGCAATGGGTGGAGATTATGGTCCATCTGTAGTTGTTCCTGGAGCAGTTAAAGCTGCCCAAATAACAGGAGCAAAAATTATACTTGTTGGAAATACACCTGAAATTGAAGATCAACTTGCATTACTTCAAGTAAAAAATACAAAAATAGAAATTGTTCATGCATCTGATGTAGCAAACATGGATGAAAAACCTTCCGATATTCTTCGAAGGAAAAAAAACTCCTCTATTCAGATTGCTTGTCGACTTGTTAAAGAGGGTTTAGCGAATGGTATTGTAAGTGCTGGACACTCTGGAGCATCTGTTGCATGTGGGATGTTTATTATAGGTCGTATCACAGGTGTAGAGCGACCTGCATTAGCTTCAATCCTGCCTACTGAAAAAAATCCTCTTATATTACTTGACGTTGGAGCTACAGTTGACTGTAAACCATATCACCTTTTTCAATTTGGTCTTATGGGACATACTTTTGCTTGTGATTTATTAAATATTCAATCTCCACGAGTAGGTATTCTTAGTATTGGTGAAGAAGAAGGAAAAGGAAATACACAAGTAAAAGAAGCTTATGAACTTTTAAAAATGGCAAAAGATATTAATTTTACTGGAAATGTTGAAGGACGAGATCTTTTTACTGGAAATGTTGATGTCACCATATGTGATGGTTTTGTTGGTAATGTTGCATTAAAATTAAGTGAGGGTTTAAGCTCATCTTTAAGTCGTGTTTTAAGAAAAGAACTATTTTCTTCTGGGATTTTTTCAAAAATTGGAACATTCCTTGCTAAAAATGCTTTTAAAAACTTTTCAAAACTTATTGATTATGCAGAATATGGCGGTGCTCCACTTTTAGGATTAAAAGGTATTTTTATTGTTAGTCATGGATCCTCTAATGAAAAAGCTATATGTAATGCAACTAAAATGGCTGTTCTTTTTGAACAAAAAGAAACAAATAAACGCCTAATAGATTCTATTGGTCTTAATGAAGAACTAACCCGTTTTGGTCATTCCTGCTAG
- the rpmF gene encoding 50S ribosomal protein L32, translating into MAVQQNKKSRSRKGMRRAHDRVAIPTIIYCTGCGEPSIPHTACPNCGVYRNRQVTKPKTINAQQS; encoded by the coding sequence ATGGCTGTTCAACAAAATAAAAAATCACGTTCAAGAAAAGGAATGCGTCGTGCTCATGACAGAGTAGCTATACCTACTATTATATACTGTACAGGATGTGGAGAACCATCTATTCCTCATACAGCTTGCCCAAACTGTGGTGTCTATCGTAACCGTCAAGTTACAAAGCCTAAAACAATCAATGCTCAACAGTCATAG
- a CDS encoding DUF177 domain-containing protein produces the protein MDSFWVKLDTSESKKFVLDSPSIWENSIKQFNMDCKLVQPFSGIITVTLQENGCMVDGSISGKIVMPCNRCTTDVLITIQHTFRDVEPLPTLNIDGKEVINKDINENIIRQSNGIIEVNLAEILWEEFVLSLPSKPLCNIDCNGLCYSCGKDLNKETCNCSKDEGDPRLAAFKNIVIK, from the coding sequence ATGGACTCATTCTGGGTTAAACTTGATACATCAGAGAGCAAAAAATTTGTTCTTGACTCTCCATCAATATGGGAAAATTCTATTAAACAATTCAATATGGATTGTAAACTTGTTCAACCGTTTTCTGGTATAATTACAGTAACATTACAAGAAAATGGATGCATGGTAGATGGATCAATTTCTGGGAAAATAGTCATGCCTTGTAATAGGTGTACTACTGACGTTTTAATAACTATTCAACATACTTTTAGAGATGTTGAGCCTCTTCCAACTCTTAATATAGATGGGAAAGAGGTTATTAATAAAGATATAAATGAAAATATTATACGTCAGTCCAATGGAATAATTGAGGTTAACCTAGCTGAAATTTTATGGGAAGAATTTGTCCTTTCATTACCAAGTAAACCACTTTGTAATATTGACTGTAATGGATTATGTTATAGTTGTGGTAAGGATCTCAATAAAGAAACTTGCAATTGTAGCAAAGACGAAGGTGATCCACGTCTTGCAGCATTTAAAAATATAGTAATTAAATAA
- the mutY gene encoding A/G-specific adenine glycosylase: MKEIQQALLNWFYKNKRALPWRETYLPYHVWIAEVMMQQTQMDRGVEYFLRWIKQFPDIASVAYAPEEKLLSAWEGLGYYRRVRHLQSAAQVIMHKYNGTFPERYEDILELPGIGPYTAGAIASTAFNQDFPCIDGNVERVLSRIFDINTHIKKEPTKSKLYDLVKQLMPKKNARDFNQSVMELGALVCKKKPMCLICPVYSMCNSRINGTQLSRPVLAKKTPTTRLKMVTGILQCNQKIFIQQRLDNNIWGRLWEFPNGCIETGETPESAIIRNWNEQLGFSIQIENIITTIIHNYTHYHITLYCFDICFSQNITNTLSVVLPNPTRLSASSYRWVSQKELQTIPLPSPHRKLATLFFNTKK, translated from the coding sequence GTGAAAGAAATACAACAAGCTTTGCTTAACTGGTTTTATAAAAATAAAAGAGCTCTTCCTTGGCGTGAAACATATCTCCCCTATCATGTATGGATTGCTGAAGTTATGATGCAGCAAACACAAATGGATAGAGGTGTTGAGTATTTTTTACGTTGGATAAAACAGTTCCCTGATATTGCTTCTGTAGCCTATGCACCTGAAGAAAAATTATTATCTGCATGGGAAGGTCTTGGTTATTATAGAAGAGTAAGGCATCTTCAGTCTGCTGCACAAGTCATTATGCATAAATATAATGGAACATTTCCTGAACGATATGAAGATATTTTAGAATTACCAGGAATTGGTCCTTATACAGCTGGTGCAATTGCTAGTACAGCCTTTAACCAAGATTTTCCTTGTATTGATGGCAACGTAGAACGAGTACTATCAAGAATTTTTGATATTAACACTCATATAAAAAAAGAGCCTACAAAAAGTAAACTGTATGATTTAGTCAAGCAACTCATGCCAAAAAAGAATGCACGTGACTTTAATCAGTCAGTTATGGAACTTGGAGCACTTGTTTGTAAAAAAAAACCAATGTGTCTTATATGTCCAGTCTATAGTATGTGTAATTCTAGAATAAATGGGACACAACTTAGTCGTCCAGTATTAGCTAAAAAAACTCCAACGACTCGCCTTAAAATGGTTACAGGCATTCTACAATGTAATCAAAAAATATTTATTCAGCAACGATTGGACAACAATATCTGGGGAAGACTATGGGAATTCCCTAATGGATGCATAGAAACTGGAGAAACGCCAGAAAGTGCTATTATTCGCAACTGGAATGAACAACTGGGATTTTCTATTCAAATAGAAAACATTATTACAACAATTATTCATAACTATACTCATTATCATATTACTCTTTATTGTTTTGATATTTGCTTTTCACAAAATATAACTAATACGCTTTCTGTTGTATTACCAAACCCAACCAGACTCTCAGCTTCAAGCTATCGATGGGTTTCTCAAAAAGAGCTACAAACAATTCCTTTACCCTCCCCACACAGAAAACTTGCTACCTTATTTTTTAATACAAAAAAATAA
- a CDS encoding peptidylprolyl isomerase, with amino-acid sequence MANPIVLIETSFGDILVELFTEQAPVTVKNFLKYVNEGFYKNTIFHRVIDGFMIQGGGLNIKMEEKQTDAPIENEASNGLKNIRGTIAMARTSEPHSATSQFFINTIDNDFLDYQSPDEDGYGYCVFGKVIEGMNVVDKIQKTKTHQVGIHSDVPKDIVLITNISLFE; translated from the coding sequence ATGGCAAATCCTATAGTTTTAATTGAAACATCATTTGGAGATATTCTAGTAGAACTTTTTACTGAACAAGCTCCAGTCACAGTTAAAAATTTTTTAAAATATGTAAATGAAGGTTTTTATAAAAATACAATTTTTCATCGAGTAATTGATGGATTTATGATACAAGGAGGTGGATTAAATATTAAAATGGAAGAAAAACAAACTGATGCTCCTATAGAAAATGAGGCTTCAAATGGGCTTAAAAATATTCGTGGGACTATTGCAATGGCACGGACATCTGAACCACATAGTGCTACTTCTCAGTTTTTTATTAATACTATAGATAATGATTTTTTAGACTATCAATCTCCTGATGAAGATGGATATGGTTATTGTGTTTTTGGTAAGGTCATAGAAGGAATGAATGTTGTTGACAAGATTCAAAAAACAAAAACGCATCAAGTTGGAATTCATTCTGATGTCCCAAAAGATATTGTATTAATAACAAATATTTCATTATTTGAATAA
- a CDS encoding peptidylprolyl isomerase — translation MKKLIASFFTLSCILSFFFLKDVQSGELPKVLVKTNYGTFTIEVDTQKAPKTAGNFLFYVKSGFYNKTIFHRVIDGFMIQGGGFTENMEEKKPIKKPIQNEAANGLLNKKYTISMARTNDPHSATTQFFINVEDNKALNYKAPTPSGYGYTVFGQVISGQNIVDLIKQVPTHTVGMHNDVPIVPVIIESMVIIPAEEKTKDK, via the coding sequence ATGAAAAAATTAATAGCTTCTTTTTTTACATTAAGTTGTATTTTATCTTTTTTCTTCTTAAAAGATGTTCAATCTGGGGAACTACCTAAAGTTCTTGTAAAAACAAATTATGGAACGTTTACTATAGAAGTTGATACACAGAAAGCACCTAAAACAGCAGGTAATTTTCTTTTTTATGTAAAATCTGGATTTTATAATAAAACCATTTTTCATCGAGTAATTGATGGATTTATGATACAAGGTGGTGGTTTTACTGAAAATATGGAAGAAAAGAAGCCAATTAAAAAACCTATTCAAAATGAAGCTGCAAATGGATTATTAAATAAAAAATATACTATTTCTATGGCTAGAACAAATGATCCACATTCAGCTACAACACAATTTTTTATTAATGTTGAAGATAATAAAGCTCTTAACTATAAAGCTCCTACTCCTAGTGGTTATGGATATACTGTTTTTGGACAAGTTATTAGCGGACAAAATATAGTGGATCTTATAAAGCAAGTTCCTACTCATACAGTTGGTATGCATAATGATGTTCCTATCGTACCTGTTATTATTGAATCAATGGTGATCATCCCAGCTGAAGAAAAAACAAAAGATAAATAA